From Anopheles funestus chromosome 3RL, idAnoFuneDA-416_04, whole genome shotgun sequence, a single genomic window includes:
- the LOC125767940 gene encoding spectrin beta chain isoform X2 gives MTTDISVVRWDPSQGPGNEFIEDIEYDGGNSSSRLFERSRIKALAEERESVQKKTFTKWVNSHLVRVNSPIKDLYVDMRDGKNLIKLLEVLSGERLPRPTKGKMRIHCLENVDKALQFLREQRVHLENIGSHDIVDGNASLNLGLIWTIILRFQIQDITIEETDNKETKSAKDALLLWCQMKTAGYHNVNVRNFTTSWRDGLAFNAIIHKHRPDLIQFDKLSKTNPIQNLNNAFNVAEEKLGLTKLLDAEDIFVDHPDEKSIITYVVTYYHYFSKLKQETVQGKRIGKVVGIAMDNDRMINEYESLTSELLKWIEVTIVQLGDRHFVNSLVGVQQQLAQFSNYRTVEKPPKFVEKGNLEVLLFTLQSKMRANNQKPYTPKEGKMISDINKAWERLEKAEHERELALREELIRQEKLEQLAARFNRKATMRETWLSENQRLVSTDNFGFDLAAVEAAAKKHEAIETDIFAYEERVQAVVAVCNELEAEKYHDIERIAARKDNVLRLWNYLIELLRARRMRLEFSIQLQQNFQEMIYILDSMEEIKQRLLTDDYGKHLMGVEDLLQKHSLVEADINVLGDRVKQVVQNSQKFLVDEEDNYKPCDPSIIVDRVQRLEDAYAELCKLAVERRSRLEENRKLWQFYWDMADEENWIKEKEQIVSADEIGHDLTTVNLLLSKHKALESEIQSHEPQLTAVSEVGDELVRRGHFGADRIDERLKEIMAMWSNLRQLTDNRRKRLEDAVDYFQLFADADDIDNWMLDALRLVSSEDVGRDEANVQSLLKKHKDVADELKNYAETIEQLHAQADRLTLNPPEQEKVRERLAAIDARYKELMELAKLRKQRLLDALSLYKLISESDGVEQWIGEKERMLQTMVPGKDIEDVEIMKHRYDGFDKEMNANASRVAVVNQLARQLLHVEHPNSQEILEKQNHLNNSWSKLREQAESKRDDLKSAHGVQTFYIECRETVSWIEDKKRILTETDSLQMDLTGVMTLQRRLSGMERDLAAIQAKLTALENEADAIEGEHPEEAALIRERVAQIQTIWEQLTQMLKERDSKLEEAGDLHRFLRDLDHFQAWLTKTQTDVASEDTPTSLPEAEKLLNQHQSIREEIDNYTEDYKKMMEYGEGLTSEPTQTEDPQYMFLRERLKALKDGWEELHQMWENRQVLLSQGLDQQLFNRDARQAEVLLSQQEHVLSKDDTPVNLEQAENQLKRHEAFLTTMEANDEKFNTIVQVAGQMTSKDHFDADKITKRAESIAHRRDDNRNRALELHEKLKNQVKLHEFLQDIEELTEWVQEKYITAQDDTYRSAKTVHSKWTRHQAFEAEIAANKERLHEAKKAAQELMVEKPEFKEIIEPKLTDLSKNFDELETSTKEKGALLFDAKREVIVQQSVDDIDSWMDDLEKQIINTDTGNDLTSVNILMQKQQIIQTQMAVKARQVEELDKQTEVLTKTAPSDVVEPIVEKKTAVNARFEKIKAPLLERQRQLEKKKEAFQFRRDVEDEKLWIDEKMPLAESTEYGNSLFNVHVLKKKHQSLNTEIDNHEPRIMTICNNGQKLIDEGHEDAGSYADLISQLTQKWQELKDAVENRHRQLDQSEKVQQYFFDAAEAESWMSEQELYMMVEDRGKDETSAQNLMKKHESLEQSVEDYADTIRQLGETARQLTTEQHAYSDQVSVKQSQLDKLYAGLKDLAGERRARLDEALQLFMLSREVDDLEQWITDREVVAGSHELGQDYDHITLLWERFNEFAQDTATVGSERVAKANGIADDLIHAGHSDSATIAEWKDGLNESWQDLLELIETRKAMLAASRELHKFFHDCKDVLGRINEKQHGVSEELGRDAGVVSALQRKHQNFIQDLMTLHAQVQQIQEESAKLQAAYAGEKAREITNREHEVLNAWAHLQAMCDERRGKLADTGDLFKFFNMVRTLMLWMEDVVRQMNTSEKPRDVSGVELLMNNHQSLKAEIDTREDNFSACLALGKELLSRNHYASADIKDRLLQLTNSRNALLHRWEERWENLQLILEVYQFARDAAVAEAWLIAQEPYLMSTELGHTIDEVENLIKKHEAFEKSAAAQEERFSALERLTTFELKEMKRRQDAAEEAERQRLEAEAAARAAAEAEAEAARQAEAAAARDAADAPGSPHSTREQESVAGETFVSRRHSGTPKERSSSSASASAGVKVSRRSRSKSPFRSFRWKRTASKADEAASDDEGGADEGAQEGILTRKHEWESTTKKASNRSWDKVYCVARSGRLTFFKDQRSAKSVPEQTFRGEPPLELKGAQIEIASDYTKKKHVFRIKLSNGGEFLLQCHDDSEMQQWVTALKAQCELDASGEGRSLTLPASSQKDEQKRRSFFTLKKN, from the exons ATGACGACTGACATTTCCGTAGTACGATGGGACCCTAGCCAGGGTCCTGGAAATGAATTTATCGAAGATATCGAATACGACGGAGGAAACTCCAGTTCCCGTTTATTCGAACGATCACGCATCAAGGCGTTAGCAG AGGAACGTGAAAGTGTTCAAAAAAAGACATTCACAAAATGGGTCAACTCGCACCTTGTTCGGGTGAACAGTCCGATCAAAGACCTGTATGTCGATATGCGGGATGGCAAAAACTTGATCAAGCTGCTAGAGGTACTCTCGGGTGAGCGATTGCCACGGCCAACGAAGGGCAAGATGCGTATCCACTGTCTGGAAAATGTGGACAAAGCGCTGCAATTTTTGCGTGAACAGCGTGTCCATTTGGAAAATATCGGTTCGCACGATATTGTCGATGGTAACGCTAGTTTGAACCTGGGCTTGATCTGGACAATCATTCTGCGCTTCCAG ATTCAAGATATTACTATAGAAGAAACGGACAACAAAGAGACCAAATCTGCCAAGGATGCGTTGCTGCTGTGGTGTCAAATGAAAACTGCCGGTTATCATAATGTAAACGTGCGCAACTTTACCACCTCGTGGCGTGACGGATTGGCGTTCAATGCAATTATACACAAGCACCGGCCGGACTTGATACAGTTCGACAAGCTGTCGAAAACAAATCCGATCCAGAACTTGAACAATGCATTCAACGTCGCGGAAGAGAAGCTTGGCCTGACGAAGCTGCTCGACGCGGAAGACATCTTCGTCGATCATCCGGACGAAAAGTCAATCATTACGTACGTCGTGACGTACTATCACTACTTCAGCAAGCTGAAGCAGGAAACGGTACAGGGCAAGCGTATTGGCAAGGTGGTCGGTATTGCGATGGACAACGATCGCATGATCAACGAGTACGAATCGTTGACGAGCGAGCTGCTGAAATGGATTGAAGTGACGATCGTGCAGTTGGGCGATCGGCATTTTGTCAACTCGCTCGTAGGCGTACAGCAACAGCTGGCACAGTTCTCCAACTATCGCACGGTCGAAAAGCCGCCGAAGTTTGTCGAGAAGGGCAACCTCGAGGTGCTACTGTTCACGCTCCAGTCAAAGATGAGagcaaacaatcaaaaacCGTACACGCCCAAGGAGGGTAAGATGATTTCAGATATCAACAAGGCCTGGGAACGTTTGGAAAAGGCTGAGCACGAGCGTGAACTGGCGTTGCGCGAGGAGTTGATCCGCCAGGAGAAGCTAGAGCAGCTTGCAGCCCGCTTCAACCGCAAAGCTACGATGCGTGAAACCTGGCTGTCCGAGAACCAGCGTCTGGTTAGCACGGATAACTTTGGCTTTGATTTGGCTGCAGTCGAAGCAGCCGCCAAAAAGCATGAAGCTATCGAAACGGACATCTTTGCGTACGAGGAGCGAGTGCAAGCTGTGGTTGCAGTTTGCAACGAGCTGGAAGCCGAAAAGTATCACGATATTGAGCGCATTGCTGCCCGCAAGGATAATGTGCTGCGTCTGTGGAACTACCTGATCGAGCTGCTCCGTGCTCGACGCATGCGCCTCGAGTTCTCCATTCAGCTACAGCAGAACTTCCAGGAGATGATCTACATTCTGGACTCGATGGAGGAGATCAAGCAACGTTTGCTGACGGACGATTACGGCAAACATCTGATGGGTGTAGAGGACTTGCTGCAGAAGCATTCGCTCGTCGAGGCGGACATCAACGTGCTTGGTGATCGTGTGAAACAAGTTGTACAAAATTCGCAGAAGTTCTTGGTGGACGAGGAGGATAACTACAAACCGTGCGACCCATCGATCATCGTCGATCGCGTCCAGCGTCTGGAGGATGCGTACGCCGAACTGTGCAAGCTCGCTGTCGAACGTCGCTCCCGGTTGGAGGAGAACCGCAAGCTGTGGCAGTTCTACTGGGACATGGCTGATGAGGAGAACTGGATCAAGGAGAAGGAGCAGATTGTGTCGGCAGATGAGATTGGTCACGATTTGACGACGGTTAACTTGCTGTTGTCGAAACACAAGGCGCTCGAATCGGAGATACAGTCGCACGAACCGCAACTGACGGCCGTCAGCGAGGTTGGAGATGAGCTGGTGCGCCGTGGTCACTTCGGTGCAGATCGTATCGATGAGCGTTTGAAGGAAATCATGGCTATGTGGAGCAATTTGCGCCAGCTGACAGACAACCGTCGCAAGCGGCTAGAAGATGCGGTAGATTACTTCCAGCTGTTTGCCGACGCAGATGACATCGATAACTGGATGTTGGACGCTTTGCGGCTGGTATCGTCCGAGGATGTGGGTCGCGATGAAGCAAATGTGCAGAGTTTGCTTAAGAAGCACAAGGACGTTGCGGACGAGCTGAAGAACTACGCCGAAACGATCGAACAGCTGCATGCTCAGGCCGATCGCTTGACGCTTAACCCTCCGGAACAGGAGAAGGTACGCGAGCGTCTCGCTGCGATCGATGCCCGCTACAAGGAGCTGATGGAGTTGGCCAAGCTGCGCAAACAGCGACTGCTGGATGCTCTCAGCCTGTACAAGCTGATTTCCGAAAGCGACGGTGTCGAGCAATGGATCGGAGAAAAGGAACGCATGTTGCAGACAATGGTCCCGGGCAAAGACATCGAAGATGTGGAAATCATGAAGCATCGTTACGACGGATTCGACAAAGAAATGAACGCCAATGCGTCTCGCGTCGCTGTAGTGAACCAGCTTGCCCGACAGCTGTTGCATGTGGAGCATCCAAATTCACAGGAAATTCTAGAGAAACAGAACCACCTGAACAACTCCTGGTCGAAGTTGCGCGAGCAAGCGGAAAGCAAGCGCGACGATCTGAAATCGGCTCACGGTGTGCAGACGTTCTACATCGAATGTCGCGAAACGGTGTCGTGGATCGAGGACAAGAAGCGCATCCTCACCGAGACGGACAGTCTACAGATGGATTTGACCGGTGTGATGACGCTGCAGCGCCGTCTGAGCGGTATGGAACGCGATTTGGCCGCTATCCAGGCGAAGCTGACGGCGCTCGAGAACGAAGCCGACGCAATCGAGGGTGAACATCCGGAGGAGGCCGCATTGATCCGCGAGCGTGTGGCACAGATTCAAACCATCTGGGAACAACTGACCCAGATGCTGAAGGAGCGCGATTCCAAGCTGGAGGAGGCTGGCGATTTGCACCGTTTCCTACGCGATCTGGATCACTTCCAGGCATGGTTGACCAAGACACAGACGGATGTCGCTTCCGAGGATACGCCAACATCGCTGCCCGAGGCTGAGAAACTGCTCAACCAGCATCAGAGCATCCGCGAAGAAATCGACAACTACACCGAGGACTACAAGAAGATGATGGAGTACGGCGAGGGTCTCACGTCGGAGCCAACGCAAACCGAGGACCCGCAGTACATGTTCTTGCGCGAGCGTCTGAAGGCGCTGAAGGATGGCTGGGAGGAACTGCACCAGATGTGGGAAAATCGTCAGGTGTTGCTTTCCCAAGGTTTGGATCAGCAACTGTTCAACCGCGATGCCCGCCAGGCCGAGGTACTGCTCAGCCAACAGGAGCATGTGCTTAGCAAGGATGATACCCCGGTCAATCTGGAACAGGCCGAAAATCAGCTGAAACGTCACGAAGCGTTCCTCACGACAATGGAAGCTAACGATGAGAAGTTCAATACGATCGTCCAGGTTGCGGGTCAGATGACGAGCAAGGATCATTTCGACGCAGACAAGATCACGAAGCGTGCCGAAAGCATTGCACACCGGCGTGACGATAACCGTAACCGTGCGCTGGAACTGCACGAGAAGCTAAAGAACCAGGTGAAACTGCACGAGTTCTTGCAGGATATTGAAGAGCTGACGGAGTGGGTGCAGGAGAAGTACATCACCGCACAGGACGACACTTATCGCAGCGCCAAGACGGTGCACTCGAAATGGACCCGACATCAGGCGTTTGAGGCAGAAATTGCCGCTAACAAGGAGCGTCTGCATGAGGCGAAGAAGGCCGCTCAGGAGCTCATGGTGGAGAAGCCGGAGTTCAAGGAAATTATCGAACCGAAGCTGACGGATCTGTCGAAGAACTTCGACGAGCTGGAAACCAGTACCAAGGAAAAGGGTGCCCTTCTGTTCGATGCCAAGCGTGAAGTGATTGTGCAGCAGAGCGTCGACGATATCGATTCGTGGATGGACGACCTAGAGAAGCAGATCATCAACACAGACACTGGCAACGATCTAACCTCGGTGAACATTCTCATGCAGAAGCAACAGATCATCCAAACACAGATGGCCGTGAAGGCTCGCCAGGTGGAGGAGCTTGACAAACAGACGGAGGTACTGACGAAGACTGCCCCGTCCGATGTGGTCGAACCGATCGTGGAGAAGAAGACGGCAGTAAATGCACGTTTCGAAAAGATCAAGGCACCACTGTTGGAACGCCAACGGCAGctagaaaagaagaaggaagcgTTCCAGTTCCGCCGAGATGTCGAGGACGAAAAGTTGTGGATCGACGAGAAGATGCCGCTGGCCGAATCGACCGAATATGGCAACTCGCTGTTCAATGTGCATGTGCTGAAGAAGAAGCACCAGTCGCTGAATACGGAAATCGACAACCACGAGCCACGCATCATGACGATCTGCAACAATGGTCAGAAGCTGATCGACGAAGGTCACGAAGATGCGGGCTCTTACGCCGATCTGATCAGCCAGCTGACGCAGAAGTGGCAGGAGCTGAAGGATGCGGTCGAAAACCGTCACCGCCAGCTGGACCAGTCGGAGAAGGTGCAGCAATACTTCTTCGATGCGGCTGAAGCGGAATCGTGGATGAGCGAACAGGAGCTGTACATGATGGTGGAGGATCGTGGCAAGGACGAAACATCGGCCCAGAATCTGATGAAGAAGCATGAAAGTCTGGAACAATCGGTGGAAGACTATGCCGACACTATTCGCCAGCTGGGTGAAACCGCACGTCAGCTAACGACCGAACAGCACGCGTACAGCGATCAGGTATCGGTGAAACAGTCGCAGCTGGACAAACTGTACGCTGGTTTGAAGGATCTGGCAGGCGAACGTCGTGCCCGTTTGGATGAGGCCCTGCAGCTGTTCATGTTGAGCCGTGAGGTAGATGATCTGGAACAGTGGATTACCGACCGTGAAGTGGTTGCAGGTTCGCACGAGCTTGGACAAGACTACGATCACATTACGCTGCTGTGGGAACGCTTCAACGAGTTCGCCCAGGATACGGCCACCGTTGGCAGTGAGCGCgtcgctaaggcaaacggtaTTGCTGACGATCTTATCCATGCCGGCCACTCGGACAGTGCTACGATCGCCGAATGGAAGGACGGTTTGAATGAGTCCTGGCAGGATCTGCTGGAGTTGATCGAAACACGCAAGGCGATGTTGGCCGCTTCGCGCGAACTGCACAAATTCTTCCACGACTGCAAGGACGTGCTGGGACGCATTAACGAGAAGCAGCATGGCGTTTCGGAGGAGCTGGGCCGTGATGCGGGTGTCGTGTCGGCCCTGCAGCGCAAGCACCAGAACTTCATCCAAGACCTGATGACgctacacgcgcaggtgcaacAGATTCAGGAAGAGTCGGCCAAACTGCAGGCGGCGTACGCCGGTGAGAAGGCACGGGAAATTACGAACCGCGAACACGAAGTGCTAAATGCGTGGGCCCATCTGCAAGCGATGTGCGATGAGCGTCGTGGCAAGCTTGCCGACACCGGTGATCTGTTCAAGTTCTTCAACATGGTCCGCACGCTGATGCTGTGGATGGAGGACGTTGTGCGGCAGATGAACACGTCGGAGAAGCCGCGCGACGTATCGGGCGTCGAACTGCTCATGAACAACCACCAAAGCCTGAAGGCGGAAATTGATACGCGCGAGGATAACTTCAGCGCCTGTCTGGCGTTGGGCAAGGAACTGCTGTCCCGTAATCACTACGCATCGGCTGACATTAAGGATCGATTGTTGCAGCTCACAAACAGCCGAAATGCACTGCTACATCGATGGGAAGAGCGTTGGGAGAATTTGCAGCTGA TTTTGGAAGTGTATCAGTTCGCCCGCGATGCTGCCGTCGCTGAGGCATGGCTTATCGCACAGGAACCGTATCTGATGTCAACCGAGCTGGGACACACTATTGACGAGGTGGAGAATCTAATTAAGAAGCACGAAGCCTTCGAAAAATCTGCCGCTGCCCAAGAGGAACGCTTTAGCGCATTAGAGCGATTGACAACG TTTGAGCTCAAAGAAATGAAGCGTCGCCAGGATGCAGCCGAGGAAGCAGAACGCCAGCGACTGGAAGCGGAAGCGGCCGCACGTGCCGCTGCCGAAGCAGAAGCCGAAGCAGCCCGACAGGCAGAAGCGGCCGCAGCGCGTGATGCAGCCGATGCACCAGGTTCACCACATTCCACCCGCGAACAAGAGTCAG TTGCCGGTGAGACGTTCGTATCGCGAAGGCATTCCGGTACACCGAAGGAACGGTCCAGCAGTTCGGCAAGTGCATCGGCCGGCGTTAAGGTCAGTCGACGGTCTCGCTCCAAAAGCCCGTTCCGGAGCTTCAGATGGAAGCGTACCGCCTCGAAAGCGGACGAAGCGGCCTCCGATGACGAAG GTGGAGCAGATGAAGGTGCACAGGAAGGAATCCTTACACGCAAACACGAATGGGAATCGACTACGAAGAAGGCTTCGAACCGTTCCTGGGATAAA GTCTATTGTGTTGCCCGTAGCGGCCGGTTAACGTTCTTCAAGGATCAACGATCAGCAAAATCGGTACCGGAGCAGACGTTCCGCGGTGAGCCACCGCTAGAGCTGAAGGGTGCTCAGATCGAAATCGCCAGCGATTACACGAAGAAGAAGCACGTGTTCAGAATCAA ACTATCGAATGGCGGTGAATTCCTGCTCCAGTGTCACGATGATTCCGAGATGCAGCAATGGGTAACGGCTTTGAAAGCACAATGCGAGCTTGACGCTAGCGGCGAAGGTCGTTCGCTAACGCTGCCCGCTTCCTCTCAGAAGGATGAACAGAAGAGACGGTCATTCTTTACACTGAAGAAAAA TTAA